In one Echinicola marina genomic region, the following are encoded:
- the istA gene encoding IS21 family transposase: protein MAGKTITMSNLKQIIRHRDNGMALQTISKTLGIARNTVKKYLQLIDSKGFSYGELLSMNDEELDALLSDPDHVSGERYQELISFFPYMEPELKRTGVNRWVLWGEYRQKHPDGYSYSQFCESFRQWRTGLSASMRIEHVPGDKFYIDFTGDRLSIVDPVTGELTDLEVYVATLGASQYSYVEAIPSQRKEDFIAATENALHYLGGVPRALVPDNLKSAVTKADKYEPAINPDFLDFANHYGCVVFPARSRKPQDKALVEKTVSIVYSRIYAPLRNKVYHDINTLNADIRHYLNIHNNTPFQKRPETRKELFDREEKGTLAPLPAERYELKQFKYATVTKTSHISLNPENHYYSIPYRYIGKKVKVVYSASYVSVFYDGERIAFHKRSLKERGYTTVQDHMPSAHRFVSDWNPEFFLNWAKGIHPEVRHYLQVILDSYPYPEQAYKSCLGILGYDKKAGRERLINAVIRAKHYNTYNYSVITRILNSGMDSIPLDTENKSDKSVDHENIRGAESFR from the coding sequence ATGGCAGGAAAAACGATAACCATGAGTAATCTCAAACAGATAATTCGCCACCGTGACAACGGAATGGCACTGCAGACCATCTCCAAAACCTTGGGAATTGCCCGGAACACGGTCAAGAAGTACCTTCAGCTGATTGATTCCAAAGGTTTTTCTTACGGAGAGCTTTTGTCCATGAATGACGAAGAGCTTGATGCCCTACTTTCTGATCCGGACCATGTTTCAGGGGAGCGGTACCAGGAGCTTATATCTTTTTTTCCCTATATGGAACCGGAGCTTAAACGGACCGGTGTGAACCGTTGGGTCCTGTGGGGAGAATACAGACAAAAACATCCTGACGGATACAGTTACTCACAGTTCTGTGAAAGCTTCAGGCAGTGGCGTACCGGTCTATCTGCCAGTATGAGAATTGAACATGTTCCGGGAGATAAATTCTATATAGACTTTACGGGTGATAGGCTGTCCATAGTAGATCCTGTAACAGGTGAACTCACTGATCTGGAAGTGTATGTTGCCACACTCGGAGCCAGTCAATACAGCTATGTAGAAGCCATTCCCTCCCAAAGAAAAGAAGACTTCATAGCAGCCACTGAAAATGCTTTACATTACCTGGGCGGTGTTCCCAGGGCCCTGGTGCCCGACAACCTCAAAAGCGCGGTCACCAAAGCCGACAAGTATGAACCGGCCATCAACCCCGATTTCCTGGACTTTGCCAACCATTACGGCTGTGTGGTCTTTCCGGCAAGGAGCAGGAAGCCGCAGGACAAGGCCTTGGTGGAAAAGACCGTCAGCATTGTCTACAGCAGGATATACGCCCCGCTCAGAAACAAAGTTTACCATGACATCAATACACTGAATGCGGATATACGGCACTACCTCAATATCCATAACAATACCCCTTTCCAGAAAAGACCGGAAACAAGGAAGGAGCTTTTCGACAGGGAAGAAAAGGGAACCCTGGCCCCCCTGCCTGCCGAAAGATATGAACTCAAACAGTTCAAGTATGCCACCGTCACTAAAACCTCCCACATATCCCTGAACCCTGAAAACCATTATTATTCTATTCCCTACAGGTATATCGGCAAAAAAGTCAAGGTTGTGTACTCAGCCAGTTACGTTTCTGTTTTCTACGATGGGGAAAGGATCGCTTTTCATAAAAGAAGCCTTAAGGAGCGCGGATACACTACGGTCCAGGACCATATGCCTTCAGCCCACAGGTTTGTAAGTGACTGGAACCCTGAATTCTTCCTGAACTGGGCAAAAGGGATACATCCTGAAGTCCGGCATTATTTACAGGTTATCCTCGACAGTTACCCGTATCCGGAACAGGCCTATAAAAGCTGTCTGGGGATTTTGGGATATGATAAAAAGGCAGGCAGGGAAAGGCTCATAAACGCAGTAATACGTGCCAAACACTACAACACTTATAATTATTCGGTCATCACCAGAATACTCAACAGCGGGATGGATTCAATCCCTTTAGATACTGAAAACAAGTCCGATAAATCAGTTGACCACGAAAACATAAGGGGAGCGGAAAGCTTCAGGTAA
- the istB gene encoding IS21-like element helper ATPase IstB has product MTQSIALNQMSKMKFHGMMEAYKTILDSNKHHDLNPEELINHLLQAEWEERENRKINRLYKTAKFRYSATVEELEFSPNRGLDKMQVLRLADMSFIKRKENILITGATGAGKSYIASALGNQACMQGVRTQYYNTTKLFPKLKMLKADGSYIKEIARIEKQDLLILDDFGIQQLDEMARMALLEIIEDRHGRASTIVVSQLPVTKWFETIGDSTIADAVLDRLVHTAHRIELKGESMRKKQ; this is encoded by the coding sequence ATGACACAGAGCATCGCATTGAACCAGATGTCCAAAATGAAGTTTCACGGAATGATGGAAGCATACAAAACCATTCTGGACAGCAACAAACATCATGATCTCAATCCCGAAGAGCTTATAAACCATCTCTTGCAGGCAGAATGGGAAGAAAGAGAGAACAGGAAAATCAACAGACTGTACAAAACGGCAAAGTTCAGGTACAGTGCCACTGTTGAAGAGCTTGAGTTCTCTCCAAACCGGGGGCTGGATAAAATGCAGGTCCTCAGACTTGCTGATATGTCCTTTATTAAACGAAAAGAAAACATACTGATCACAGGAGCAACAGGGGCCGGCAAAAGCTACATTGCTTCGGCCCTGGGAAACCAAGCCTGTATGCAAGGGGTCAGAACCCAATATTATAATACCACCAAGCTGTTCCCGAAACTCAAAATGCTGAAAGCTGACGGCTCATATATCAAAGAGATAGCGAGAATAGAAAAACAGGATTTATTGATCCTGGATGACTTCGGCATTCAGCAACTGGATGAAATGGCAAGAATGGCCCTGCTTGAAATCATAGAAGACCGCCATGGAAGGGCTTCAACAATAGTGGTATCACAACTTCCGGTTACAAAATGGTTCGAAACCATAGGTGACAGTACCATAGCCGACGCTGTTCTCGACAGACTGGTGCACACCGCACACAGAATCGAGCTAAAAGGAGAATCAATGAGAAAAAAACAATAA
- a CDS encoding phosphatidylserine decarboxylase family protein codes for MTIHKEGRSLLFWMLVILTGVNFAMHQLLPGQDTVLNLILLASIIIYLLVLQFFRNPTIPLPDDENLVFAPADGKVVVIEEAQEDEVLKERRKQISIFMSPVNVHVNRSPISGIVDYFVYHPGKYMVAWHPKASYENERTTMVIKHAKSDVKLLVRQIAGAVARRIKYYVKEGDPLVQGGEFGFIKFGSRVDVFVPLDAEILVNIDDVTKGGITPLARLK; via the coding sequence ATGACTATACATAAAGAAGGAAGAAGTTTGCTTTTCTGGATGTTGGTGATTTTGACGGGTGTCAATTTTGCCATGCACCAGCTTTTGCCAGGACAGGATACTGTGCTGAACTTGATTCTATTGGCCAGTATTATCATTTATTTGCTGGTATTGCAGTTTTTCAGAAACCCAACTATCCCATTGCCGGATGATGAGAATTTAGTCTTTGCTCCAGCAGATGGTAAGGTAGTAGTGATAGAAGAAGCACAAGAAGATGAAGTGCTAAAAGAAAGGAGAAAACAAATCTCTATCTTTATGTCTCCTGTGAACGTACATGTTAATCGTTCTCCAATCAGTGGAATAGTCGATTACTTCGTTTATCATCCTGGGAAGTATATGGTTGCTTGGCATCCTAAGGCCAGCTATGAGAATGAGCGCACGACCATGGTGATCAAGCATGCCAAGTCGGATGTTAAATTATTGGTAAGGCAAATCGCGGGGGCTGTTGCTCGAAGAATCAAATATTATGTGAAGGAGGGAGACCCTTTGGTACAGGGAGGTGAATTTGGATTTATCAAATTCGGTTCCCGTGTCGATGTATTTGTTCCGCTTGATGCAGAAATCTTAGTGAATATCGATGATGTGACCAAGGGAGGGATTACGCCATTGGCCAGATTGAAATAA
- a CDS encoding IS1182 family transposase, which translates to MQKQDLNVAFKDYNPNQLMFLPPSLEELIPAHHPGRVVHQIIERIDLSEVYGRYSENGSSSYHPKMLLKVLVYGYLENCYSSRKLEKAVRENIVFMWLAGMQRPDHHTINRFRSERLRDVIGDIFAQVVLLLHEEGLLDIKEVYTDGTKIEANANRYTFVWGKAIKKSKERISSQLQELWNYAGSVASAELGTEEPDFVNPNAEKVSRTIEKINQALEGKAVDKKVKQKLGYAQKNWPAKLEEYAQKEEVLAGRNSYSKTDPDATFMRMKEDHMRNGQLKPAYNLQLSTHGRFVVNYSLHPNPNDTLTLKPHLQQYYGFYPSCCTADAGYGSEENYCFLEQNRIEAYVKYNTFHKELRQESKSKKVHGLLENLYYDPQKDHYICPMGQAMKPSGESTGKTSTGFVQHYRHYAAKNCQGCPLAASCRPEAGNKTLRVNTRLQQQKTRAKQRLTSEQGVHKRRQRATDVEPVFADFKHNKGRARFMLRGAEKVAIETGLIAIAHNLAKMAG; encoded by the coding sequence GTGCAAAAACAAGACTTAAATGTAGCTTTTAAAGACTACAATCCCAACCAACTGATGTTTCTTCCTCCCAGTTTGGAGGAATTGATTCCCGCCCACCATCCAGGCCGTGTAGTTCACCAGATCATTGAGCGGATAGATCTGAGTGAGGTGTATGGTCGATACTCAGAGAACGGATCCAGCAGCTATCATCCCAAGATGTTGTTAAAGGTCCTGGTCTATGGATATTTAGAGAACTGTTATTCATCCCGCAAGCTTGAAAAAGCGGTTCGGGAGAACATTGTGTTCATGTGGCTTGCCGGAATGCAGCGTCCCGATCACCATACAATCAATCGGTTCCGTTCAGAACGTCTCCGAGATGTGATTGGTGATATTTTTGCCCAAGTGGTGCTGTTGCTGCATGAAGAAGGACTTTTGGACATCAAAGAAGTGTACACCGATGGGACCAAGATAGAAGCCAATGCCAACCGCTACACCTTTGTCTGGGGCAAGGCGATCAAGAAGAGCAAGGAACGGATCAGTTCCCAGCTTCAGGAACTTTGGAACTATGCCGGTTCGGTAGCCTCCGCTGAGTTGGGGACAGAAGAACCCGACTTTGTGAATCCGAATGCAGAGAAAGTTTCCCGGACCATCGAAAAGATCAATCAGGCGCTGGAAGGGAAAGCCGTTGACAAGAAGGTGAAACAGAAGTTGGGTTATGCCCAAAAGAACTGGCCTGCCAAATTGGAAGAATATGCCCAGAAAGAGGAAGTACTGGCTGGACGGAACAGTTATTCCAAAACCGATCCGGATGCCACGTTCATGAGGATGAAAGAAGACCATATGAGAAATGGCCAACTTAAACCAGCCTACAACCTTCAACTCAGCACCCATGGACGGTTCGTGGTCAACTATTCCCTGCATCCCAATCCCAATGACACCTTAACCCTGAAGCCTCATCTACAGCAGTATTACGGATTCTACCCTTCCTGTTGTACAGCAGATGCAGGATACGGAAGTGAAGAGAACTATTGCTTTCTGGAGCAGAACCGGATCGAAGCTTACGTCAAGTACAACACCTTCCACAAAGAACTCCGTCAGGAATCCAAATCAAAGAAAGTCCATGGCTTGCTGGAAAACCTGTATTACGATCCACAGAAAGATCACTACATCTGTCCGATGGGACAGGCGATGAAACCCAGTGGGGAAAGTACCGGAAAAACCTCGACCGGTTTTGTCCAGCATTACCGGCACTATGCAGCCAAAAATTGCCAGGGGTGCCCACTGGCTGCTAGTTGTAGACCAGAGGCCGGTAACAAAACCCTCAGGGTAAACACCAGGTTACAGCAACAGAAGACAAGGGCAAAACAACGACTCACCTCTGAGCAGGGAGTCCATAAACGAAGGCAACGGGCCACCGATGTGGAACCGGTATTTGCGGACTTCAAACACAACAAAGGGAGAGCAAGGTTTATGTTAAGAGGAGCCGAAAAAGTAGCAATTGAAACCGGATTGATTGCCATCGCCCACAACCTGGCAAAAATGGCCGGGTAA
- the rbfA gene encoding 30S ribosome-binding factor RbfA translates to MESKRQQKYSKLIQKELGEIFQRESRPLVGNAMVTVTRVLMSPDLGVAKINLSFLLANKEELFDKINAHKSEIRKHLGKRIGKSVRIVPELVFYPDDSSAYAQHMDKIIGDLDIPEAPEEDEED, encoded by the coding sequence ATGGAAAGTAAGAGACAGCAAAAGTATTCAAAGTTGATTCAAAAGGAGCTTGGTGAGATATTTCAAAGGGAATCGCGTCCATTGGTGGGCAATGCCATGGTGACGGTGACCAGGGTACTGATGAGTCCGGATCTTGGTGTGGCTAAAATTAACCTTAGCTTTTTATTGGCCAATAAGGAAGAGTTATTTGACAAGATCAATGCCCATAAAAGCGAAATCCGTAAGCATCTGGGTAAGAGAATTGGAAAATCAGTACGTATAGTGCCTGAATTGGTGTTTTATCCAGATGATTCATCTGCCTACGCCCAGCATATGGACAAGATAATTGGAGATTTGGATATCCCTGAGGCTCCAGAGGAGGATGAAGAGGACTGA